From Phosphitispora fastidiosa, one genomic window encodes:
- a CDS encoding aldehyde ferredoxin oxidoreductase family protein, translated as MKIYRVNMNELTVKAEDVPDEWKGLGGRALTSAIVAKEVEPACHPLGKKNKLVFAPGLLTGTAAPNSGRMSVGAKSPLTGGIKESNVGGTASQKLARLGIKAIIIEGLSDGSKYYNLHVDKNGIKIQEESEQLGKGNYEVIDTLSKKLGDKTGVITIGQAGEYGLSSANISVKDPHGNIRSAGRGGLGAVMNSKRIKYITVDDSDAPGVPVADPERFKQGVRVFADALKKHPVTGEGLPKYGTNVLINILNEAGGLPTRNFRMGRFEGAHKISGEFMYDTIVERKGKPTHTCHAGCVISCSQVYNDKEGNYVTAGFEYETIWGFGAVCCIDDLDIIAQADRICDDIGIDTIETAVAVAVAMEGGLLEFGDGQGMLGLLREIEKGSPLGRIIGNGASFTGKAFGVTRVPTVKDQAIPAYDPRAVKGIGVTYATTPMGADHTAGYSVATNILKVGGDISPLEKEGNVELSRDLQVATAAIDSAGLCLFVAFSMLDNPEAFQAVVDMLNAQYGLNLSADDINGLGKSVLITEREFNKAAGFTEKDDQLPEFFEEEVPPHNATWDFSAEELQEVFNFQ; from the coding sequence ATGAAAATATACCGGGTTAATATGAACGAATTGACGGTAAAAGCAGAGGATGTCCCGGATGAATGGAAAGGCCTTGGCGGAAGGGCGCTTACTTCAGCAATTGTGGCCAAAGAGGTAGAACCGGCCTGCCATCCCCTGGGGAAGAAAAACAAATTGGTATTCGCCCCCGGCCTGCTGACCGGAACGGCAGCCCCTAACTCGGGCCGAATGTCTGTCGGGGCTAAGAGTCCTCTCACGGGCGGGATCAAGGAAAGCAATGTCGGGGGGACAGCCTCCCAGAAGCTTGCCCGCTTAGGGATAAAGGCAATTATTATCGAAGGTTTGTCTGATGGGAGTAAGTATTATAACCTGCACGTTGATAAAAACGGGATAAAAATTCAGGAAGAAAGTGAACAGTTAGGAAAGGGTAATTATGAGGTAATCGACACCTTAAGCAAAAAGCTCGGTGATAAAACAGGTGTGATTACCATTGGTCAGGCCGGGGAATACGGGCTGTCTTCAGCAAATATCTCGGTAAAAGACCCGCACGGTAATATCCGCAGCGCCGGCAGGGGCGGCTTGGGAGCTGTGATGAACTCCAAGAGAATCAAATATATTACAGTTGATGACAGCGATGCTCCCGGTGTACCTGTGGCTGACCCCGAAAGATTCAAACAGGGCGTGCGGGTGTTTGCTGATGCCCTGAAAAAACACCCGGTTACCGGGGAGGGACTGCCAAAATATGGCACCAATGTACTCATAAATATCCTCAATGAGGCCGGGGGTTTGCCGACAAGGAATTTCCGCATGGGGCGTTTTGAAGGGGCACATAAGATAAGTGGTGAATTTATGTATGATACTATTGTGGAACGAAAAGGCAAGCCGACCCATACCTGTCATGCCGGTTGTGTTATTAGCTGCTCGCAGGTGTATAACGATAAGGAAGGAAACTATGTTACTGCCGGATTTGAATATGAAACCATTTGGGGATTTGGTGCGGTCTGCTGCATTGATGACCTGGACATAATTGCCCAGGCGGACCGCATCTGTGATGATATTGGGATAGATACCATTGAAACAGCTGTTGCGGTGGCGGTGGCTATGGAAGGCGGGTTACTGGAATTCGGCGACGGGCAGGGGATGCTTGGCCTGCTGCGGGAGATAGAAAAAGGATCCCCTCTGGGAAGGATAATCGGAAATGGGGCATCTTTTACCGGGAAGGCATTTGGGGTTACCAGGGTTCCTACTGTGAAAGACCAGGCAATTCCTGCTTATGATCCCAGGGCGGTGAAGGGTATCGGCGTGACTTATGCCACAACTCCCATGGGAGCCGACCACACGGCAGGGTACTCGGTGGCCACCAATATTCTGAAGGTTGGTGGTGATATCAGCCCACTCGAGAAGGAAGGCAATGTGGAACTCTCCAGAGACCTGCAGGTTGCCACAGCAGCAATTGACAGCGCCGGGCTCTGCCTCTTTGTGGCCTTTAGCATGCTGGACAACCCCGAGGCCTTCCAGGCTGTGGTGGATATGCTTAATGCCCAGTATGGACTAAACCTGAGCGCCGATGACATCAACGGGCTGGGTAAATCGGTATTGATTACCGAACGGGAATTTAACAAGGCAGCGGGGTTCACCGAAAAGGATGACCAGCTGCCGGAGTTCTTCGAAGAAGAAGTGCCCCCCCACAATGCCACCTGGGACTTTAGTGCTGAAGAACTGCAGGAAGTTTTTAATTTTCAGTAG
- the ligA gene encoding NAD-dependent DNA ligase LigA, which yields MDRDAAAERITKLTEMLNEHNYNYYVLDHPKISDAEYDGLMQELIRIEETYPDLALPDSPARRVGGEPAAGFETVSHLVPMLSLSNAFGEQDLRDFDRRVRGGLDGHPVEYVVELKIDGLAVSLLYENGIFVRGATRGDGETGEDITQNLKTINSIPLRLRHFLPQLEVRGEAYMPKKEFTRINMEREEAGLPTFANPRNAAAGSLRQLDPRVTASRALDAFLYGIGRVSGMTAAGHREGLQALRELGLKVNPNVRVFSDIEPVIEYCREWADKRHDLPYEIDGMVVKVNDLALQTELGTTSKSPRWAIAYKFPAEEAETVVRDIYVRVGRTGVLTPTASLEPVRVAGSTISSATLHNIDIIREKDIRIGDHVVIHKAGDVIPEVVRVIKDKRTGSEKEFHMPGACPVCRTDAQRAEGEVAVRCPNEICPGREREGLIHFVSRDAMDIEGLGPAVIDQLLGAGLIRDAADLYYLKAEDLLGLERMGKKSVDNLLNAIEKSKHKDLAQLIFALGIRHVGARTGKILAAHFSSIARLQEAEVEELTTVPEIGPKMAESIAAYFREPVKLQLLDRLKAAGVNFTQETPQAGERLFDGKTFVLTGTLERYTRKEAQNIIENLGGKVSSSVSKKTDYVLAGREAGSKLDKATALGVKVISEDDFEELVS from the coding sequence TTGGACAGGGATGCTGCGGCAGAGAGAATTACCAAACTGACGGAAATGCTGAATGAACATAACTATAATTACTATGTCCTGGACCACCCTAAAATCTCCGATGCTGAATATGATGGTCTGATGCAGGAACTCATCAGGATTGAAGAGACTTATCCGGACCTGGCGCTGCCTGATTCTCCGGCCCGCCGGGTGGGCGGGGAACCTGCCGCGGGGTTTGAGACAGTCAGTCACCTGGTTCCCATGCTGAGTCTTAGCAATGCCTTTGGTGAGCAGGACTTAAGGGATTTTGACCGCAGGGTCAGGGGCGGTTTGGATGGTCACCCCGTTGAGTATGTTGTTGAATTGAAAATAGACGGGCTTGCCGTCTCTCTGCTTTACGAAAACGGAATCTTTGTCCGGGGGGCTACCCGGGGTGACGGGGAAACCGGTGAGGATATAACACAGAACCTGAAGACCATTAACAGTATCCCCCTCAGGCTGAGGCATTTCCTGCCACAGTTAGAGGTCCGGGGAGAGGCATATATGCCCAAAAAGGAGTTTACCCGCATCAATATGGAGCGGGAAGAAGCCGGACTGCCGACTTTTGCCAACCCGCGCAATGCCGCTGCCGGGTCACTGAGGCAGCTTGACCCCCGGGTTACCGCGTCCCGGGCCCTGGATGCCTTCCTTTATGGTATTGGCCGCGTTTCCGGGATGACCGCAGCAGGTCACCGGGAAGGGCTGCAGGCGCTTCGGGAACTGGGTTTAAAAGTTAACCCGAATGTCAGGGTCTTTAGTGATATTGAACCGGTTATTGAATACTGCAGGGAGTGGGCCGATAAACGGCATGACCTCCCATATGAAATCGACGGCATGGTTGTTAAGGTAAACGACCTGGCCTTGCAGACCGAACTGGGGACTACCAGTAAGAGCCCCAGGTGGGCTATAGCTTACAAATTCCCCGCAGAGGAAGCGGAAACTGTTGTCAGGGATATCTATGTCAGGGTGGGCCGGACAGGGGTGCTTACCCCGACAGCGTCTCTTGAACCTGTCAGGGTTGCCGGGTCCACTATAAGCAGCGCCACTCTGCATAATATTGACATTATCCGGGAAAAGGATATCAGAATAGGAGACCATGTGGTCATCCACAAGGCCGGTGATGTCATCCCGGAAGTGGTCCGGGTAATCAAAGACAAAAGGACGGGCAGTGAAAAGGAGTTTCATATGCCCGGGGCATGCCCGGTATGCCGGACAGACGCCCAGCGGGCAGAGGGTGAGGTTGCGGTGCGCTGTCCCAATGAAATCTGTCCGGGCCGGGAACGGGAAGGCCTGATTCACTTTGTATCCAGGGATGCCATGGATATCGAGGGCCTGGGACCGGCGGTGATTGACCAGCTGCTAGGTGCGGGACTGATCCGGGATGCTGCTGACCTGTATTACCTGAAAGCCGAGGACCTGCTTGGCCTGGAACGCATGGGGAAGAAGTCTGTGGATAACCTCCTGAATGCCATTGAAAAAAGCAAGCACAAGGACTTGGCCCAGCTAATATTTGCCCTGGGGATTCGCCATGTCGGGGCCAGGACCGGGAAGATACTGGCGGCCCACTTTAGTTCCATAGCCCGCCTGCAGGAGGCAGAGGTTGAGGAACTGACTACAGTTCCCGAGATTGGACCCAAGATGGCTGAGAGTATTGCGGCTTATTTCAGGGAACCGGTTAAACTGCAGCTGCTGGACAGATTAAAGGCAGCCGGGGTTAACTTTACCCAGGAAACCCCGCAGGCAGGGGAACGGCTTTTTGACGGAAAAACCTTTGTGCTGACCGGGACCCTAGAGAGATATACCCGCAAAGAGGCGCAGAACATCATTGAGAACCTGGGCGGAAAGGTCAGCTCCAGTGTCAGCAAAAAGACCGATTATGTGCTGGCAGGCAGAGAAGCAGGTTCCAAGCTGGATAAAGCGACAGCCCTCGGGGTGAAGGTGATTTCTGAAGACGATTTTGAAGAACTGGTCAGTTGA
- a CDS encoding DUF3343 domain-containing protein, which translates to MVHNPTKRSDHNKVLSIGDLIKMDDYCAIIFPNTHSALQAEKTLQETGKIPFVIMPVPRIISSSCGLSIKIPPDSLHESVEIMKNSGTAIEGVYRIDKNRNTADRLI; encoded by the coding sequence TTGGTACATAATCCAACCAAGAGGTCAGACCATAACAAAGTACTGTCAATAGGGGACCTGATTAAAATGGATGACTATTGTGCCATTATATTCCCCAATACCCATAGTGCGCTGCAGGCCGAAAAAACACTTCAGGAGACCGGGAAAATCCCTTTTGTGATTATGCCGGTGCCCAGAATAATTTCTTCCAGCTGTGGTCTGTCGATCAAGATTCCTCCGGATAGCTTGCATGAGTCGGTGGAAATTATGAAGAATTCGGGTACTGCAATTGAAGGGGTTTACAGGATAGACAAAAACAGGAATACAGCGGACAGGTTAATCTAG